In a genomic window of Meleagris gallopavo isolate NT-WF06-2002-E0010 breed Aviagen turkey brand Nicholas breeding stock chromosome 1, Turkey_5.1, whole genome shotgun sequence:
- the LOC104909450 gene encoding DNA polymerase delta subunit 3, whose product MEDELYLENIDEFVTDQNRIVTYKWLSYTLGVHVNQAKQMLYDYVERKRKENSGAQLHVTYLVAGNLTQNGHTCHKVAVVREDKLEAVKSKLTTVTSVHVYSIQKALLKDSGPLYNTDYDIIKTNLHNCSK is encoded by the exons ATGGAGGACGAGCTGTACCTCGAGAACATCGATGAGTTCGTCACCGACCAGAACCGCATT GTGACATACAAATGGCTGAGCTATACTCTAGGAGTCCACGTCAATCAGGCTAAGCA GATGCTGTATGATTATGTGGAGAGGAAACGAAAGGAGAACTCAGGAGCTCAGCTTCATGTCACCTACCTGGTAGCAGGAAACCTCACCCAGAATGGACATACA tgccACAAGGTTGCAGTAGTGAGAGAGGATAAGCTGGAAG CAGTGAAGTCTAAACTGACCACGGTTACCAGCGTGCATGTCTACAGCATTCAGAAAGCCCTGCTCAAAGACAGCGGGCCGCTCTACAACACAGACTACGATATCATCAAAACCAACCTGCACAACTGCAGCAAGTGA